The stretch of DNA TCCGCGTCCACGCCGTTCTCAGCACGGGACTCGGCGGTATCGCCGTCTTCATCGTGTGGGTCGTCGTCGCCTAGCCGTACAGCCGCCGAAGCTGGTACGAGATGCCGAGCCCCGCCGCGAACAGGACGACGAGGTTGAACCCCGCCTGGAACAGCGACCGGTACTCCGGCTCGATCCACGTCCGGATGGCGCTCGAGACGCTGAGATACAGCTGGATCACGGCGACGAAGGCGAGGACGCCGAGGACGAGCAGTACGGCGTAGTTGGCGTACCGGCGGACGCGGCCGCCTTCGGTGTCGGTCGTCGGTTCGGACGCTGCCTCGCTCTCGTCGGGGGTGCCGTCCGTCTCACTCATTGGCTCGTCCTCCGTGCGAGCAGGGCCGCGGCGAGGAACGCGACGACGGCGACGCCGACGCCGAAGCCGGGCGCCGACCCGCCGGCGGCGGGGTCGCCCGTCGCCTCCGGCACGGGCCGGTCGCGCTCCCCGTCGTCGCGGGTGAAGTCGCTCACGCGCAGTTCCACGTCGCGTCGCGTCTCGTTGACGCTAATCGTCTCCGTCGGGTCGAGATTCGCCGCCCCGCGGGCGCTATCGACGACGACGTCGTCCTTCCAGAGCACCGCGTCGATGTAGTAGTTGTAGCCCGTCGGGACGGTCAGCCGCGCCCCCACCGTCGCCGTCCGGCCGGGGCGGATCGACCCCACGGGCACCGACGTGCGGTTGGCGACGATGTTCGAGTCGGCCTGGCGGAGCGTCACCGTGACACGCAGGTTCTCCGGCCGGTCGTCGCCCGCGTTGGTCAGCGCCAGCTGCAAGGCGAGCGTCGTTCGGTTCCCACCCGCCTCCGCGATGGAAAAGGAGACGGGCTGGAGCGCGTCCGCCGCGGCGAAGCTCACGTCGCTCCGAGCGTACGGCGGCTGGAGGGCGTCGAGGCCGCGGAGTTCGCGCGCTCCCCCGTCGACCCGCTGGCCGTCGCGGTAGACGACTGCCCGGACCCGATACCCGCCCTCGCGCTCGACGGTCAGGGTCGTCGGCACCGCCACCTCACGCTCCCCGCTCAGGTCACCCACCTGCGCGGTCCGGGTGGCTTCGACCAGCCCCGACTCCGCGTCGACCGCCTGTACCCGCACGCTCACGTTCCGGGCCGGCGGTCCCCGGTGTGACAGACGCGTCGTCACGTTCAGGCTGACCGTACTTCCGGTCACGTCGGCCGCCGCAATCTCCATGTCGGCGACGTCGACGGGGCCGGGACGCACCGGCCGGTCGGCGCGCGGATCGGCGAGCGCGCCGGGGACGACGGCGGCGACGACGGTGAGGAGGGCGACGCCGGCCGCTCCCCCGGCCAGCGCAGTTTCGCGGCGCATAATGCAGTCTCCTCGTGGATCCGGCAAGTGTCTTGGGGAGACTGCAACCCCGATTTATGTGATCCCGGCCCGACGACTCGTCCATGTCCGTCTACGTCGTCGGCACCGACACCGTCGATACGAGCGCCGCGCTGTGTGACTACCTCGATGGCCGGATCGAGGCGGCCGATACGATCCACGCCGTCAACTCCCTGCGTGGCGGCGATCGAACCGACGCGACCGACGCGCGCGACGGCGAGGACGCGATCACCGTCGTCCAGTCCCGACTCGGCGCCCGCGCGACGGTCGAGACCCACCAGTTCGTCCGCGGCAACGACCCCCACGAGGACCTCCTCGCTCACGCCGACGCGGTGGACGCCGACGAACTCGTTATCGGCGTCCGCAAGCGCAACCCGACGGCGAAGGTCGTCTTCGGAAGCACGGCTCAGGCGGTCCTCCTCCGTACGTCGCGACCCGTCGCCGTCGTGCCGCTGGCCTAACACCGTCGGCACGAGCGACGCATCGCGGCCGCGGACCTACCGATCCGCGAACACGCCGTCGAGGAAGGTGCGTTGATGGGCGGCCGCCGTCTCGAACGCCGGGCCGAGCGGGTCGACGTGGCCACCGGGGAGCCGGAGGAACGTCGATCCCTCGATCCGGTCGGCGGCGTCGGCGACGACGCCGGGTGCGGCCACGTCGTCGTCGCTCACGGCGAGGAGGAAGGTCGGTGCGGTCACCCGCGCTGCGTCTTCGATGGGTCGGTAGCGAAACAGGGAGAGGAGTCCGCGCGCGGGCGTTTCGTTGCGCCAGTCGCTCTCCGGCGGGACGGCGTCGAGATACGCGTCGCCGGTCGGGCGG from Haloplanus salinus encodes:
- a CDS encoding DUF7490 domain-containing protein gives rise to the protein MRRETALAGGAAGVALLTVVAAVVPGALADPRADRPVRPGPVDVADMEIAAADVTGSTVSLNVTTRLSHRGPPARNVSVRVQAVDAESGLVEATRTAQVGDLSGEREVAVPTTLTVEREGGYRVRAVVYRDGQRVDGGARELRGLDALQPPYARSDVSFAAADALQPVSFSIAEAGGNRTTLALQLALTNAGDDRPENLRVTVTLRQADSNIVANRTSVPVGSIRPGRTATVGARLTVPTGYNYYIDAVLWKDDVVVDSARGAANLDPTETISVNETRRDVELRVSDFTRDDGERDRPVPEATGDPAAGGSAPGFGVGVAVVAFLAAALLARRTSQ
- a CDS encoding universal stress protein: MSVYVVGTDTVDTSAALCDYLDGRIEAADTIHAVNSLRGGDRTDATDARDGEDAITVVQSRLGARATVETHQFVRGNDPHEDLLAHADAVDADELVIGVRKRNPTAKVVFGSTAQAVLLRTSRPVAVVPLA